The Solanum pennellii chromosome 11, SPENNV200 genome contains a region encoding:
- the LOC107004239 gene encoding peroxidase 44-like: MEKKIIQLLFICYIFHELIIVSSALQVGFYAKKCRAAESIVQQEVQRSFSTDRSITAALLRMYFHDCFVRGCDASILIDSKNTRNKQSEKDAGPNQSVRGYEVIDRIKSRVESACPSTVSCADIIALATCDSVALAGGPKYNIPTGRRDGLISNPSEVNLPGPSLTVEEALKIFTNKGFSLNDMVTLLGAHTVGITHCSLIQDRISRFDGSMDSNLFTRLSKTCAARNNDPSVFLDQSTSFIVDNEFYKQIRLKKGLLKIDQQLASDRSSAGIVKNFSINPKAFQQAFASALIKLGNTQVLEGKFGEIRKNCRAFNPPAQQKKRQPRKKSFRPKNPPPRKGSKFSIPFIAP, encoded by the exons ATGGAGAAGAAGATAATACAACTCTTgtttatatgttatatttttcatgaactgATTATTGTGTCAAGTGCACTTCAAGTTGGTTTTTACGCCAAAAAATGTCGTGCAGCCGAAAGTATTGTACAACAAGAAGTGCAACGCTCCTTCTCTACTGATCGTTCCATCACAGCAGCCTTGCTTCGGATGTATTTTCATGACTGCTTTGTCAGG GGTTGTGATGCATCAATACTGATAGACTCGAAGAACACTCGAAACAAGCAATCTGAAAAAGACGCAGGACCAAACCAATCAGTAAGAGGATATGAGGTTATTGATCGGATAAAGAGCCGAGTAGAGTCTGCATGCCCAAGTACCGTCTCCTGTGCTGATATCATAGCATTAGCTACTTGCGATTCAGTGGCATTAGCTGGAGGACCTAAGTATAACATCCCCACAGGGAGACGAGATGGGCTGATCTCAAATCCATCAGAAGTTAACTTACCAGGACCAAGTTTAACAGTTGAAGAAgcattaaaaattttcacaaacaaAGGGTTTAGCCTGAATGACATGGTTACTCTTTTGGGTGCCCATACCGTTGGAATTACACATTGTAGTCTTATTCAAGACCGTATATCCAGATTTGACGGGAGTATGGATTCTAACTTGTTCACAAGACTTAGTAAGACTTGCGCTGCAAGGAATAATGATCCCTCTGTTTTCTTAGATCAAAGCACGTCATTTATTGTGGACAATGAATTCTACAAGCAGATACGGTTGAAGAAAGGGTTGTTGAAAATTGATCAACAACTTGCATCTGATAGGTCAAGTGCTGGGATTGTTAAGAATTTTTCTATAAATCCAAAAGCCTTCCAACAGGCTTTTGCAAGTGCATTGATCAAGTTAGGGAACACACAAGTTCTCGAGGGAAAATTCGgagaaattagaaaaaattgtaGAGCATTCAATCCTCCAGCTCAGCAGAAAAAACGCCAGCCTAGAAAGAAGAGCTTTCGCCCAAAGAATCCTCCACCTCGCAAAGGATCAAAGTTTTCAATTCCATTCATTGCACCTTAA